The genomic region ATGAAGATTATTGTACTTATGAAGAATTGCCTTCAATACATTTTAGAATAAGGGGAATAAGGAGAATTATTAATTTATTTACTAAGCTTTGCTTATTTATTTCTGTAATTGGAATATCAACTGTTATACTTACGGGAATTTCTATGAGGTATAAATATAATGAAGTTATGAAGCTTATCGAGCAGAAAATCCAAGGAGAAGATATGATTTTTGGCTATTCAGAAATAATAAATAAGGTTAGTAATTCATTAGTAACCATTGGTGAGAAGGAAGAGAACTTAAAAAAGGGAACATATTTTAAGAATAATTCTACAGGTATAATAATAGATAAATATGGTAAGATATTAACTAGTTATTCAAATATAAAAAATGTAGAAAATATATATGTAAAATTACCTATTAACAATTCTGAGCCAGTGATTGGAAAAATAATTATGGGAAATGAAGATTTAGATATAGCTATAATACAGGTTAATTTTGATGAAGAGTTAACTCCTATAAATTTTTCAAACTCAGAAGGAAACCTAACTGGAAAAAGAATTGCATTAATAAGCAATGCTGTGGGAGACGATTATATAGACAGTATAATTCCCGGAATAGTAACTTCTACAAATAGAAACTTAACAATAGAAGATAATGTAACTCCTCTTTTAGAACTTAACACAAATATAAATGAAATTAATTCTAGCGGAGCAATAGTTAATAATAAGGGAGAGCTTATTGGTGTTGCTAGTTATAAAATTACTAAAGAAATAAATAGAGAGGGTTTATATTATGGATTAGGCTTAAATGTAGTTAAGGAAATAATTAATTCAGTCAATGAAATAAAAGATATGTTAGGAATAGTTGAAGGCGGCTTTGTTAATAACGAAAATAATTCTAATGTATCAGGTTTTTATGTTGAAAGAATAGAGCAAGATAGTAATGCTTATAAATCAGGCTTAAGACCTACAGATATAATAATTTCTATAGAAAACACAGAAATAAAAAATATAAGTGATTTATATAGGGTATTAAATAATAATAAGGATAAAAAGATTATTAAATGCGATGTGCTAAAATATGGAGAGATAAAAGAAATAGAAATAAGAACTAATAATTAATAATTAATTTTCTAAAATTGCAGCTTTATTGTTAAGTTGCAATTTTATTTTAAATACTTTTATTATTGTAAAAAAATAGTATAATAATAACTATGTTACTAATCTAAGGAGGAAAAATAATGTTCTTAATAGTGGGATTAGGAAATCCGGGAAAAGAATATGATAATACTAGACATAATATTGGTTTCGAAACTGTGGATTATATTGCAAATAAGTATAATATAGACATAAATAGGAAAAAATTTAAAGGTGTATGTGGAGAAGGTTTTATAAATAATACAAAGGTAATATTATTAAAACCTTCTACCTATATGAACTTAAGCGGCGAAAGCGTAGCTGAAGCTATGAATTTTTATAAGCTCAAAAATGAAGACCTAATAATAATTTATGATGATATTAGTTTAGAAGTTGGAAGATTAAGAATAAGAGAAAAGGGAAGTGCTGGTGGACATAATGGAATAAAAAGTATAATAAGTAATTTATCCAGTGAAGCATTCCCAAGAATTAAAATAGGGGTAGGACAACCTAAGGGAGATCTTGTATATCATGTTTTAGGAAAATTCAATAAAGAAGAGATGGAAATTCTTAAAGAAGTTGTTGAAGCTGCATCTGTTGGAGTAGAAACTATTATTAAAGATGGTACAAAAGAAGCAATGAATAAGTTAAATGGGTTTAAAGCATCAAATATAGAGTAATTAAGGACGGTGTAGATATGAGGTTAAAGGGGGTATTAGAGCCCTTAAATAGTTATAATAATTTTAATAAGATATTAGAAAGCATAAAGGGAAAAAGATATCCAGTAAATATTAATGGATTATCGGAATCTGGTAAAAGTTATATTATTTATAGCATTTATGAAAACATAGATTCCTCCTTAATAATATTTACAAATAGTGATATGGAAGCAAAGAATATATATGAGGATTTAATATTCTATACAAATGATGTATATTATTTTCCTACTAAGGAAGTAGTTTTTTATAATGTAGATGCTATTTCTGGAGATTTAAGATGGGCAAGGTTAAAAGTTTTAAAAGAACTCTTAAATGATAATAAGAAAATAATAGTAACTTCAATTGATGCTTTAAGTTCTTGCTATGTACCTAAGGACTTATTTTTACAATATAATTTTAAATTAAAGGTAGATGATGAAATAGATTTCAAGGAACTTTCTAAAAGATTATTAGAAAGTGGCTATGAAAGAGTTGAAACAGTAGAAAGAAAGGGGCAATTTTCTTTAAGAGGGGGAATACTAGATGTATATCCTCCAATATCAACTTATCCATATAGGGTGGAGCTTTTTGGAGATACAATAGAGTCAATAAGAATATTTAACACAGAATCTCAAAGAAGCATAGAAAAGGTAAATGAACTAGAAATTTTTCCAGCGAAAGAAATTATATTAACTGAAGAATCAGTAGCTCTAGGAAGAAGAAATATTTTAGATGAATTAGATGAACTAAGAGAAAAATTAGGGTCAAGGGATGAAAAGTTTATAAAATTAGAAAGTATAGTGAGATCAAATATAGAATCTTTAAATGAAAGCTTAACCTTTGAAACTATAGATAGTTATTTGCCTTATTTCTATAATAAGCCGGATAGCTTCTTTAATTATGTAGAAAACTATTTATTTATTGTAGATGATGTTAAAAAGACTGAGGGAAAAATAGATAGTATATATTTTGAGTTTAAAGAAAATTATGAAGCCTTTTTATTAAGAGGAGGAATATTACCATCTCAAAATAAGTTATTAATTGATAAAGAAGAGTTGATTGTAAAACTTGAAAAGGAAGAAGTAGTTACATTAGATATTTTTGAAACTAATAATAAAATTTTAAGTCCTATAGATAAATATTTTATTAATCAAACAACTTTAAGCAGTTATCAAGGACAGTTAGATTATTTAATAGAGGATATTAAGGAAAAAAAGAAAAATGGGTATAAAACCTTGATATTATCAGGTACGAGAGCAAGGGGAGAAAGATTAGTAAAGACCTTAAGGGAAAGAGAAATAGAAAGCTCCTATAAAGAAGATATTAAAGAGATACAATTTGGAGAAGTAGTTATTACTTTTGGTAATCTTTTAAAAGGTTTTGAATATCCAGATTTAAAATTATGCATAATTTCAGATAAAGATGTTTTTGGAGAAGCAAAAAGAAAGATTCCCAAAAGATTAAGTAAACAAAAAGGTATTGCTAAGATAAAGAGTTTTACTGACCTTAAGCCTGGAGACTATGTAGTACATGTAAATCATGGTGTTGGGGTATATAAAGGAATAAAGCAAATAGAAGTTGATGGACATAAAAGAGATTATTTAGATATTGTTTATGATAAGGGAGATAAGCTTTATGTTCCTGTAGATCAAATGGACTTAGTTCAAAAGTTTATAGGAGCAGAAGGTAAAAAAACTAAGGTAAATAAACTTGGAGGATCTGAGTGGGCTAAGGCTAAAACTAAGGTTAAGAATTCCATAAATGAAATAGCACAAGACTTAGTCAAGCTATATGCAGCAAGATCTACTATTAAGGGATATAAATTTAGCAAGGATACTGAATGGCAAAAACAATTTGAAGATGAATTTCCTTATGAAGAAACTCCAGATCAATTAACTTCACTAGCAGAAATTAAAGCCGATATGGAATCAGATAAGCCTATGGATAGACTTCTTTGTGGAGATGTTGGCTATGGAAAAACTGAAGTTGCTTTTAGAGCTGCTTTTAAGGCTGTTATGGATGGAAAGCAGGTAGCATTTTTAGTGCCTACAACTATTTTAGCAGAGCAACATTATAAGAATATGTTAAAAAGATTTTCTGATTTCCCAGTAAGAATTGATAT from Clostridium isatidis harbors:
- a CDS encoding S1C family serine protease translates to MRDDFNKEIKDEDYCTYEELPSIHFRIRGIRRIINLFTKLCLFISVIGISTVILTGISMRYKYNEVMKLIEQKIQGEDMIFGYSEIINKVSNSLVTIGEKEENLKKGTYFKNNSTGIIIDKYGKILTSYSNIKNVENIYVKLPINNSEPVIGKIIMGNEDLDIAIIQVNFDEELTPINFSNSEGNLTGKRIALISNAVGDDYIDSIIPGIVTSTNRNLTIEDNVTPLLELNTNINEINSSGAIVNNKGELIGVASYKITKEINREGLYYGLGLNVVKEIINSVNEIKDMLGIVEGGFVNNENNSNVSGFYVERIEQDSNAYKSGLRPTDIIISIENTEIKNISDLYRVLNNNKDKKIIKCDVLKYGEIKEIEIRTNN
- the pth gene encoding aminoacyl-tRNA hydrolase translates to MFLIVGLGNPGKEYDNTRHNIGFETVDYIANKYNIDINRKKFKGVCGEGFINNTKVILLKPSTYMNLSGESVAEAMNFYKLKNEDLIIIYDDISLEVGRLRIREKGSAGGHNGIKSIISNLSSEAFPRIKIGVGQPKGDLVYHVLGKFNKEEMEILKEVVEAASVGVETIIKDGTKEAMNKLNGFKASNIE
- the mfd gene encoding transcription-repair coupling factor, with product MRLKGVLEPLNSYNNFNKILESIKGKRYPVNINGLSESGKSYIIYSIYENIDSSLIIFTNSDMEAKNIYEDLIFYTNDVYYFPTKEVVFYNVDAISGDLRWARLKVLKELLNDNKKIIVTSIDALSSCYVPKDLFLQYNFKLKVDDEIDFKELSKRLLESGYERVETVERKGQFSLRGGILDVYPPISTYPYRVELFGDTIESIRIFNTESQRSIEKVNELEIFPAKEIILTEESVALGRRNILDELDELREKLGSRDEKFIKLESIVRSNIESLNESLTFETIDSYLPYFYNKPDSFFNYVENYLFIVDDVKKTEGKIDSIYFEFKENYEAFLLRGGILPSQNKLLIDKEELIVKLEKEEVVTLDIFETNNKILSPIDKYFINQTTLSSYQGQLDYLIEDIKEKKKNGYKTLILSGTRARGERLVKTLREREIESSYKEDIKEIQFGEVVITFGNLLKGFEYPDLKLCIISDKDVFGEAKRKIPKRLSKQKGIAKIKSFTDLKPGDYVVHVNHGVGVYKGIKQIEVDGHKRDYLDIVYDKGDKLYVPVDQMDLVQKFIGAEGKKTKVNKLGGSEWAKAKTKVKNSINEIAQDLVKLYAARSTIKGYKFSKDTEWQKQFEDEFPYEETPDQLTSLAEIKADMESDKPMDRLLCGDVGYGKTEVAFRAAFKAVMDGKQVAFLVPTTILAEQHYKNMLKRFSDFPVRIDMVSRFRSAKEQKATLKAVKEGNVDVLVGTHRLVSKDVVFKDLGLLIIDEEQRFGVSQKEKIKQLKKNVDVLTLSATPIPRTLHMSLTGARDISVIETPPEERYPIQTYVVEQNDQLVRDAILREVNRGGQVYYVYNRVETIEDMAKYISDLVPECRVGIIHGKMTEKQLEKEMMEFMNHNYDILVCTTIIETGIDIPNVNTMIVHDSDKMGLSQLYQLRGRVGRSNRIAYAYFMYTKDKILTEVAEKRLKALRDFTELGSGFKIAMRDLEIRGAGNMMGSAQHGHMAVIGYDLYCRMLEDTIKLIKGEIEEEPIETSVELKVNAYIPGTYIEDEMQKIEIYKKIAAIESIDDYMDIKEELEDRYSDIPEPVYNLMDIAYIKSKAKALSIEEIKEIEKEVRFIFKESVKNLNQIYKYLLENYKDLILLSFEEKPYFSIKTIEIKKDGILGFYKKILEDLTKDK